The region GGCGGGCCCGGGATAGCGGGCGGCCAGCTCGTCGGCCGGGAGCGTGCCCAGCAGTTCGGCCAGCGCGGGCGAGACCCAGACCTCCCCGGGTGCGGGCATGCGCGGCAGCCCGGGCGGCGGCGCCGCGGCCGCCACCGGGGCAACCAGGTCGATCTGGGTGATCGGCCGGCCGGCGGCGGAGTCCGTGCGGAGCCGAAGCTGCGCGACGGGGTCCGCGGCGGCGACGGCGGGTGTGCGCCAGTCCGTGCGGGACTCGCGCTCGTCGAGGCCGTGCAGGGCACCGACCGCGATGGTCAGCAGGGTGGTCGCGACGGCAACGCCCGCGCCGACCAACCCGGCCGACGTCCAGGCGCGACGGCCGCCGAGGCGCAGCAGCCGGAGGGCGAGGCCGATCACGCCGGCACCTCGGCCCGCACGACCCGGCCGTCGCGCAGCGCCACCGTGCGGTGGCACGCGGCGGCGACGTCCGGGTCGTGGGTCACGACCACCAGCGCGGTCCCGGTGCGCACCGCCAGCCCGCACAGCAGCTCGACGACCCTGCGCCCGGTCGCGCTGTCCAGGGCGCCCGTCGGCTCGTCCGCGAAGACGACCGCGGGCTCGGCGACGAGCGCCCGGGCGATCGCGACGCGCTGCTCCTGTCCGCCGGAGAGCTGCCCCGGCCGGCGGCTTCCAGGCCGGCGAGGCCCAGCGAGGGGAACCACGCCGCCGCGCGGCGGACGGCCTCGCGCCGCGCGACCCCGCCCAGCATCAGCGGCAACGCGACGTTCTCCACGGCGGGCAGCTCGGGCAGCAGCTGGCCGAACTGGAACACGAAGCCCATGCGCTGCAGGCGGAGCGCGGTGCGAGCGCCCTCGGACAGCGTGTCGACGCGCTCCGCCCCGAGCCGGACGACACCCTCGTCCGGCCGGAGGATCCCGGCGAGGCAGTGCAGGAGCGTCGACTTGCCCGAGCCCGAGGGGCCGGTGATCGCGAGCGTCTCGCCGGGCGAGACCGCCACGTTCACGTCGGACAGGACCGTCGAGGCGCCGAACCGCTTGGTCAGCCGCGACCCCGAGAGGATGGGAGCGTTGTTCATGCCGATCACCGTCGCGTGAGCGGGCGGGCGCGTGCCTCGGGTGAACGGACGATCTCCGTCGGGTGACTCGTCCTTTCGGCCGAGGCCGGACGGCAGGGGTGCCGTCCTAGGCTCGGCCCGTGCCCCGCCCCGCCCTCCCCCGGTTCGTCCGGCACGCCGGACTCACGGCCGAGGTGCTGGCCTACGTGTTGTGGCTGCTCGTCGATGGTGTCGCCACCCTCGGTGTCGACCGGGGCTGGCCGAGCCTCGCGACCCCGGTCGTCGGCGCCCTGATCGCGGCGGTCGTGCTGCTGCGCCGGCGCGACGACGTGGACGTCCTGCGGGTCGCCGCGCTCGCCTACGGGCTCTCGGTGCTGATCACGCTGGGGTCCCTGGTGGCCGGCGTGCCCTCGATGGCGCTCACCGAACAGCTCGCGCTGGCCGTCGTCACCGTCGCCGCGCTGCGCCGCGCCGGGGACCGCACGGCGCTGGCCGTGTGCGGCGCGGCGGTGATCGCCCTCGTCGGCTCGGCCGCGTTCCGGGCGGACCTCGGCACCGCCCGGAGCGCGTTCACGATGCTCTCCGCGCTCGGCTGGGGCGCGACGATCGCGGTCGGCCTGGTGATCCGCGAGAACGAGGCCCGGCGCCGGAACCAGCTGGCGGACGCCCGGTCCGCCGAGCGGATGGACCTGGCCCGGGAGCTGCACGACGTCGTCGCCCACCAGGTCACCGGCATCGTCGTGGCCGCCCAGGCCGCGGCCGTCGTCGCCCGGACGTCGCCGGAGGAGGTCGACAAGGCGCTGCTCGCGATCGAGAACGCCGGCGGCGAGGCGCTCACGGCGATGCGCCGGATGGTCGGGGTGCTGCGCGGGCAGGAGGAGGGCGCGCGGACGCCCGGAGCCGACCTCGCCGACGTCACGGAGATGGTGCGCCGCTTCGACCCCGAAGCCCGGCTCGTCCGGCTGGAGACCGATCCCGGGCTCGAGCACGCGGTGCTGCCGGCGGGGGTGGCCGCGACCGGGTTCCGGGTGGTGCAGGAGGCTCTGACCAATGTTCGGCGGCACGCCCCCACGGCGTCGGCCGTCGAGATCGAGATCCGGATCCGGGACGAGATGCTGGTGGTGGGAGTGCGCAACGACGGCGTGCGGACGGGGGCTCCGGGGGCGATCGGCGGTGAGAGCGGCTTCGGG is a window of Pseudonocardia sp. T1-2H DNA encoding:
- a CDS encoding sensor histidine kinase, which encodes MPRPALPRFVRHAGLTAEVLAYVLWLLVDGVATLGVDRGWPSLATPVVGALIAAVVLLRRRDDVDVLRVAALAYGLSVLITLGSLVAGVPSMALTEQLALAVVTVAALRRAGDRTALAVCGAAVIALVGSAAFRADLGTARSAFTMLSALGWGATIAVGLVIRENEARRRNQLADARSAERMDLARELHDVVAHQVTGIVVAAQAAAVVARTSPEEVDKALLAIENAGGEALTAMRRMVGVLRGQEEGARTPGADLADVTEMVRRFDPEARLVRLETDPGLEHAVLPAGVAATGFRVVQEALTNVRRHAPTASAVEIEIRIRDEMLVVGVRNDGVRTGAPGAIGGESGFGLAGMSERVAALDGTLHAGPTGPGIWAVTARLPLTGGVA